The following coding sequences lie in one Arachis ipaensis cultivar K30076 chromosome B05, Araip1.1, whole genome shotgun sequence genomic window:
- the LOC107640089 gene encoding uncharacterized protein LOC107640089, with amino-acid sequence MLDKMQGWKEKLLNQAGKEVLIKAVIQAIPVYAMNIIKFSKSFCKRIETAIARFWWTSNGKKRSIHWKSWVKMTRSKINGGLGFKDLECQNIAHLAKQAWRLLKEEDAIWVRTLKAIYYPNCNLWEAGVGRKGSWSIGNEAEVDIWEDNWTVGIGKLGRGGAGGIRKVSELIREGEGWDRNKIKEIFHGSVAELITKTPISLINKKDHLVWQHRKDG; translated from the coding sequence ATGCTGGACAAGATGCAAGGATGGAAAGAGAAGCTATTAAATCAAGCCGGAAAGGAGGTTTTGATAAAAGCAGTAATACAGGCGATTCCTGTCTATGCTATGAATATCATTAAATTTTCCAAATCCTTTTGTAAGAGAATTGAAACAGCAATAGCCAGATTCTGGTGGACAAGCAATGGTAAGAAAAGAAGCATTCACTGGAAGAGTTGGGTAAAAATGACAAGAAGCAAAATAAATGGAGGTTTGGGATTTAAGGATTTAGAATGCCAGAACATAGCACACCTAGCTAAACAAGCTTGGAGGTTGTTAAAAGAGGAGGATGCTATATGGGTTCGGACTCTAAAGGCCATTTATTACCCGAATTGCAACCTATGGGAGGCGGGAGTAGGTAGGAAAGGAAGTTGGAGTATAGGGAATGAAGCGGAGGTAGATATTTGGGAAGACAATTGGACGGTAGGGATAGGAAAATTGGGAAGAGGCGGAGCAGGAGGTATTAGAAAAGTGAGTGAGCTGATTAGAGAAGGGGAGGGTTGGGATAGGAACAAGATTAAAGAAATATTTCATGGAAGCGTAGCTGAACTAATAACTAAGACTCCTATTAGCCTGATCAACAAGAAGGATCACCTTGTTTGGCAGCACAGAAAGGATGgatga